Proteins from a single region of Oncorhynchus keta strain PuntledgeMale-10-30-2019 chromosome 20, Oket_V2, whole genome shotgun sequence:
- the LOC118374321 gene encoding 60S ribosomal protein L30 — MVAAKKTKKSLESINSRLQLVMKSGKYVLGYKQSQKMIRQGKAKLVILANNTPALRKSEVEYYAMLAKTGVHHYSGNNIELGTACGKYFRVCTLAIIDPGECPIRLPVYHAYSVDGWSADNPLAVSSLIRFVGTLFSKIT; from the exons ATGGTTGCCGCAAAGAAGACG AAAAAGTCCCTGGAGTCCATCAACTCCCGTCTCCAGCTGGTGATGAAGAGCGGTAAATATGTCCTGGGATACAAGCAGTCTCAGAAGATGATCCGCCAGGGAAAAGCCAAGCTGGTCATCCTGGCCAACAACACACCTGCCCTCAG GAAGTCTGAAGTGGAGTACTACGCCATGTTGGCCAAGACAGGCGTCCATCActacagtgggaacaacatcgaGCTGGGCACGGCCTGTGGGAAGTACTTCAGGGTGTGCACCCTGGCCATCATCGACCCCGGTGAGTGTCCAATCAGACTGCCTGTTTACCACGCCTATTCTGTTGATGGATGGTCTGCAGACAATCCTTTAGCAGTGAGCAGTTTGATACGGTTCGTTGGAACATTGTTTTCAAAGATAACATGA